The genomic stretch AATGTACAGCAAGCTAATTACAATCAGTCAAACATGTCAGTGTCTGTATCAGTCAAACAAACCTGAAATCTTTCAGGCAAATTCTTCAATACAAGAGTAAGTACATGCACATGAGTGAACTTATATATGAACGATACATCAATCTCATCATTAAAACATGAGTATTTCAAAAAAATCTGAATTGTTGAAGTCGATTGTCCTCCATACAATAAATATACAATTTAATTGAAAGTAAAACTAAAGAAAAAGCAGTGCAGGCAAAATTTTCCCACTGAAAACCgactgagagaaagaggagagagaggggggagagagaggggaagagagagagagagagagagagagagagagagagagagagagagagagtgaaagagagagagagagggtgaaagagagagagagggagagagagggtgagggagagagagagagagaaagggagagagagagagagaaagagagaaaaagagagaggagagagacatgTCTTACTACAAAATCAACAGGTTAGTATTTTCAATAATaatacaatttaaaaaaaacaaaattaagcagcatacagacacacgcatCATTATTCTACAACTTTGCTTTTTGTATTAACATGATTATAAGGTTTAAACAAGGTTGCTGCACGTGTTGAGGCGCTTGGTGGCTCTATTCTTTATCTCTgtggtctggctgtagtacatttaccctcatttacttcctcgttagcttccaaagtaaacttttttcgtcccatgcatgcgaaagtgaggatgtacttccgatgtcgctcaaaactttagaagcagtcgcaaaataccctgagttactccctcgctttgcttcgaagtaaaccctttttccggcccatgcatacgaaagtgaggcaagtacttccgatgtcactcaaaacttcgggagttgtcgcgaacttcccccataagcatacgggcccagacAGTAAAAACCTAGCACCACACTCATTACATACAtggtttttctctcctgtatgtgttaacatgtgttgcttctaATGAGATGACAGTTTGAAACTAGCATCACACTAAGTACACTCATACTTTTTCTTTCTCGTATGTGTtgacatgtgtcgcttcaaatgaccagacagtaaaaacctggcaccacactcattgcatgcatgctttttctcccctgtatgtgttaacatgtgtcgcttcaaataagaagacagtttgaaactagcatcacactcattgcatgcatgctttttctcccctgtatgtgttaacatgtgttgcttcaaagaaCCAGATCGTAAAAACAtggcaccacactcattgcatgcatggtttttctctcctgtatgtgttaacatgtgtttcttcaaaTCATCAGACCGTAAAAACCtggcaccacactcattgcatgcatgctttttctcccctgtatgtgttgacatgtgtcgcttcaaatcaCTAGACCATAAAAACATGGCACTACACTCACTGCATAcatgctttttctcccctgtatgtgttgacatgtgttgcttcaaattactagaccgtaaaaacctggcaccacactcattgcatgcatgctttttctcccctgtatgagttaacatgtgttgcttcaaattacTAGACCATAAAAACATGGCACTACACTCATTGCATAcatgctttttctcccctgtatgtgttgacatgtgtcgcttcaaattacTAGACCGTAAAAACCTGGCACCACACTCAGTACACTTAtactttttctcccctgtatgtgttgACATGTGTTGTCTCAAAGAACCAGACCGTAAAAACCtggcaccacactcattgcatgcatgctttttctcccctgtatgtgttgacatgtgttgcttcaattTACTAGACCATAAAAACATGGCActacactcattgcatgcatgctttttctcccctgtatgtgttaacatgtgtcgcttcaaataagaagacagtttgaaactagcatcacactcagtacactcatactttttctcccctgtatgtgttaacatgtgttgcttcaaagaaccagaccgtaaaaacctggcaccacacttattgcatgcatgctttttctgcCATGTATGTGTTGTAATCACAACCTGCTGATTCTTGTGACCTGAACACGGGAATGTGGTGTCAGATATTGGAACTGGATCTGTTTCACGTCTCGCATTTAGTTCTAATCTACCCATGCTTTGAGTTTCTGTTATCCATCTCCCTCGTTTCAGCCAGGCATCACAATGAGTGTTCACTGGAGTGTGTGTTTtcggtgtctgtatctcttgatCTAGCCAGATATCGCTATGAGTGTcaactgcagtctgtgtttctggtttCTGTATCTCTTGGTTTAGCCAGATATCGCTATgagtgttgactgcagtctgtgtttctggtgtctgcatCTCTTGGTTCAGCCATGTATAGCTAATATGAGTGTCcactgcagtctgtgttactggtgtctgtatctcttgtttcagccaggtatcactatgagtgttaacagcagtatgtgtttctggtgtctccatctcttgtttcagccaggtatcgcTATGAGTgtcgactgcagtctgtgtttcgggtgtctgtatctcttgtttcagccaggtatcactgtgagtgttgactgcagtctgtgtttctagTGTTTGTATTTCTTGTTTCAGCCAAGTATGACTGCAATTGTCGACTGCAGTCTGTATTTCTGGTGTCTGAATCTCTGGTTTGAGCCAGGCATTGCTGTGCCCATTAACTGCAGCTTTTCCGTCCAATGACTGCTCTGTAGTCATAGTAGCTGTGTTGACTGCAGCTTTTTCGTCCAATGACTGCACTGTAGTCATGGTAGCTGTGTGGACTGCAGCTTTTCCGTCCAATGACTGCACTGTGGGCATGGTAGCTGTGTTAACTGCAGCTTTTTCGTCCAATGACTGCACTGTAGGAATGGTAGCTGTGTTGACTGCAGCTTTTCCGTCCAATGACTGCACTGTAGGCATGGTAGCTGTGTTGACTGCAGCTTTTCCGCCCAATGACTGCACTGCAGTCACGGTAGCTGTTTTGACCTCCCTGTCCGGCACTGAAAAAAATGCAAGTGATATAGGTAATGCAAATTAGTATCTACAGACggtagagtacacagagacgcttcatacggcgctgaaaattgaaacaggaagccctgtggcgccaccacgcggacacatgtaaaaacctactttcgctttccacagcagtagcgATATAATGCAGCACAACCATAGTCGCACCATAAAGAAAACACAGCggggtctttgtgtgtgtgtgtgtgtgtgtgtgtgtgtgtgtgtgtgtgtgtgtgtgtgtgtgtgtgtgtgtgtgtgtgtgtgtgtgtgtgtgtgtgtgtaactgactcaaagagagatagagagagagagagagagagatagagagagagagatcaaatcaaattttattttttgagggttgtggcataagcaatacaacgagctttttttcaaccagccctcgcccagagaggggactaatctaatcacatatttacacggatattaacgtagcaaaaaaaggtagagaaaaacaacaacatatgaatatttacacattacatattatacacaaatattaagcgtcgtatatgtaacgtagtgaaaacaatgttgaatacacatgcatgagtaaatgtgttactaaagctttgagtgtttttgtgtggatataatgaacactgatgctttggacaaatgaaaatataactaaacgaagtcttccatcactgtgatttttcgtaatttaacattaaatacagtgaaaagtgttttttgaaagtattgagactcattgggactctcacaaattccgggagagaattccacaggacgctttctttctttctttatttggtgtttaacgtcgttttcaaccgttcaaggttatattgcgacggggaaaaggggggggggggggggatgggattgagccacttgttaattgtttcttgttcacaaaagcactaataaaaaaattgctccaagggcttgcaacgtagtacaatatatgatcttactgggagaatgcaagtttccagtacaaaggacttaacatttcttacatccacaggacgctaccagaataggctaagcttgatttgaatagcacggccggaaagtattttgtgaagggagcacgccttcatttaatttaaatctttcttttaatgggagaatcttaagtttcttataatcatcaaatacaacactggattgtttcagtaacatcagtttcagcgctcgcctatgtaaactatacaatggttttaaaatattagcactggcagagtcccagatggttgaacaataatctgtgatggtttgtatatgtgcgttaaagtataataaccttgagtgctgatctagaaaatgtttaattctatttaactgacatatttttctcgacattgttttacataccgaccgaacatgatgggcccaagacaaattattatcgatatttactcccaaaactttatgatctccaacctcctctattgcgtcgttaccaattaatatggaatgaggattgtttcgtatgttttgtctcttttgtcttgttgttattaacatgtattttgtctttttagggtgaagactcatgtggttatgtactccgtccaatgaatgagatcatctacactgttctgcaacgatgaatacactttgtctaattttttatcagtaGTGTGTAGGATCGTATCGTCAGCAAAGAGTTCGCAGTCATCGTTAATACTGGAAAATGATCACTACTGCTAAAACTTGGAACTGAGGTTTCAATAATGTTAGCTCGAGTTGACACACAGATATGGTCTATAAGCGTAGATGAGGTAGCTGTAACTCTTGTTGGAATCGTTACTAACTGTTGTAAATTATGCAGGGATAATCGCTGGAATCGCTGACTTAAAACGAAAAGATGGAACTCTGGCCACATCAAATGTGGAGAAAGCTAACACCCTGAATGACTTCTTTCAAAGTGTCTTCACTGAAGAAACAACTGGAGAGATGCCAGAAGCCCCAGATTATGCCTTTGAGAAACCCCTTGAATCAGTTACAGTAATAACGAGCAAAGTGAAGACCCTCCTGGAAAAACTGAACCCAAATAAAGCGCTTGGGCCAGACGGCATCAGCCCTTTCATCCTGAAGCAGCTAGCAGACGTATTAGCTTACCCTATTAGCAAAATCTTCACTCTGTCTATGGATGAAGGGGTGCTACCAGAAGACTGGAGAACAGCGAATGTCTCACCAATCTTTAAGAAAGGGAGCAAGCAAGAACCAGGGAACTACAGACCAGTGAGCCTGACGTGCATCCTGTGTAAAGTGATGGAGAAACTAGTGAGAAGTAGCATAACTCAGCACCTTGAGGAAAACGACCTGATCAGCAGAGAGCAACATGGTTTCGTCAAAGGAAGATCTTGTGTCACTCACCTCTTGGAAGTACTGGACGACTGGACCTCAGCTATGGAGGATGGGTCTTGCATTGACGCCATTTATATGGAtttcaaaaaagcatttgacaCGGTTCCTCACGGGCGTCTACTATCCAAGCTCAAAGCAATTGGACTACAGGGGAAACTCCTGAACTGGATCCAAGCCTTCCTAAGCAATAGGCACCAGCAAGTTGTTGTTAACGGCTCTCACTCAGCACCAACACCAGTTACTAGTGGTATCCCACAAGGCAGCGTACTGGGCCCAGTTTTGTTTGTCATGTACATCAATGACCTGCCACGAGTGGTGAACAACAGTGTGAAGCTTTTCGCTGATGACACCAAGCTCTACGCAAGAAGTGACTCAACCGAACTCACAAACTCAATCCAAGATGACTTGGACAGACTCCAGGAATGGTCAGAGACATGGCTCTTGTCCTTCCACCCCCAGAAATGTCACACCATGAAAATAGGTCCAAAGAAATCGGACGCAAAATACCACATGACAAACTCAGCAGATGGAGTACAGCATGACCTATCTGAAACGACGCTAGAGAAAGATCTAGGTGTGCACATTGACGACAAACTGTCTTTCAAGGAACACATTACAACATCAGTATCAAAGGCAAACAGAGTACTTGGAGTAATTAGAAGAACCTTTCAGAACTTGGACAAGGAAACCTTCGTACAGCTGTATAAAAGCTTGGTCAGGCCCATTCTAGAATATGGTCACTCAGTCTGGAATCCACAGGCTAAAGGGCTCTGCAAAGACCTAGAGAATGTCCAGAGAAGGGCAACAAGGATGATTGGAAGTCTGAAGGAACTGTCATACTCAGAAAGGCTTAGGATCCTGGGAATTCCTTGTCTCCAGCATCGTCGGCGCAGGGGTGATATGATTGACACTTTTAAATACCTCAAAGGTATATACATTACCCAGAAACCCAATCTACACAAACCCCCACCCACTGAAAGGGACATGAGAGGAAACAGTCTTAAACTGTTTAAAAACTTTGCCAAGTCAAAAGTAAGGAGTGCCTTCTTCgcagacagagttgtcttagaCTGGAACACCCTGCCCGAAAACGTTGTGACAGCTGATAGCGTTAACTGCTTTAAAGCACGACTGGACAGCCACTGGAAAGACACATCAAGTGTCTACACACCAAGCTGCTACTAGCCCCCCCGCGTATGCAGCTTACCTTTGTGGATCGGCGTACAGGTTTTTAACCTAAATCGTcgtacaagtacaagtacaagtatAACCTTTCCATCCAGCATTTGTTGGGTTTCACAAAATCAAGATTAAAATCCCCCAAAAGTATAATTTCTCTGGATTCAAGACTGACAGCGTCCATCATATTGTAACGGATGGCCCTATTAGAATTATCCAGAAACTTTAACCTGAACATTTGCGGATCtaacttttgcactgagaaacatgtgatacagatctaaaagtgttctTCATTGAGACAAGTGAAAGACTGGGAGACTTGTGGACAAATGTTATGATATTAACTGTGTTaagatgtactcaccagaaaaccaCTGCACAGTTCGTAGCAGGAAACTTTCGCTGACTAGTTCATGTAGTTTTTATTCGGAATCGTGTTCGTATCGATCGCCGCATTCTTATGAGACGAACACAATGGAACGTAATCTTCTCTTCGATGACGCCATTTTAGATGACGTGTTATTCGAGATCTCATCGAAGAAGAACGATAAAAGAATATTGTgttatgaaatgtgcatgtgaatattactgcatgcattttagaattgattcattattgataagataatgattgagtgaaaggaAACAGAGATTTAGTTTAGTAAGAtaaattgtttgtatgttgttagaggttacctagagaaacgtaaacaaacactttttggTCGCTTTGACTTGAGAAGGTGTTATACGAGATCTCATCGAAGCAGAACGATAGAAGAATGTTGTgttatgaaatgtgcatgtaaatATGGTTATGCATTTTAGAAATAATTCATCATTGATAggataatgattgagtgaaagtaAAATAGAGATTTAGTTCGGTAGGATAAATTGTTTGAGCGTTGTTAGAAGTTAcctagagaaacgtaaacaaacatccTCGATCGCCTTGACTCTAAGACGATCGAGAGTGTCGGTTCGTTGCTAAAGGTACGAGACCATCAGGGAAGACAAGGAGAAGCAAGgtatgttgtttatgttgttaggACATGTATTGGGGTAACGTAGACAGACAGGGGAGATCGTTATAGACGATCGAAACGTTAGCGGTAGCTAGAGGTaacaggtaaacaaacaaggaaGGGGATAAATAGAGAAGGGAAAGGAGAAATCGGGGTTCTAGTGTGCTTCTTCGAGACGGGGCTTGGGCTATGCTGAAAGAAGAAATCGGGGCTATGGAGGGATGTTGTTCTAGAGGAAGAAACCAGGGACAGGAGAAATCTATGCTATTGTTGTTCTAGACGGTACTTCTTCAAGACGGGAAAAGAAAAAGGGAAATGTATTTTTGGACTCTGGAGACTGCTCTACACTACGAAGACGGGGTTTTTTCGAGACGGCTATGCTATTGTTGTTCTAGACGGTACTTCTCCGAGACAGGAGAAAGGTAGTTCTAGACGGTACTTCTTCGAGACGGGAGAAGGGTGGTCGAAGACGGTGTTTCTTCGAGACGGGGCAGTGAGGTTCTAAGATACAAAACGTTGTACTGATCTACTGAAGGAGACAAGGGAAAAGAGAAATCAGAGAGAAGATAGGCCGGAGCAGATTTACTGTATGTCATTCATATTTTAGATGTGAACGAATGATATAATGCATTGAGATTCGATATGAATTCATTCAGATGATTAAATCTGAATCTTGAAACCCGCAACAagttgtttcttctttttgttcttcgtcttcattcacacacacaacaaacaatcaACGAGAGCAAACAGCACTCGGCATTCCGTTACAATATCATCAAAATTATCAAACCAGTTAATATGTTCAGCTGGATTCCTGTAGCAGAAACCTATCAATATTGGTGCTGATTTAGGCAATTTTAATTCTAGCCATATTGTTTCAACTGAATGCTGCTCTAAGTGATGAAGTCTATGAAATGATAAAGACTCGTGAATATAAACTAGCAAACCAGTTTCTCGTGTTGATGTAGGGTCTCGAC from Littorina saxatilis isolate snail1 linkage group LG16, US_GU_Lsax_2.0, whole genome shotgun sequence encodes the following:
- the LOC138949708 gene encoding zinc finger protein 883-like, with protein sequence MPTVQSLDGKAAVHTATMTTVQSLDEKAAVNTATMTTEQSLDGKAAVNGHSNAWLKPEIQTPEIQTAVDNCSHTWLKQEIQTLETQTAVNTHSDTWLKQEIQTPETQTAVDTHSDTWLKQEMETPETHTAVNTHSDTWLKQEIQTPVTQTAVDTHISYTWLNQEMQTPETQTAVNTHSDIWLNQEIQKPETQTAVDTHSDIWLDQEIQTPKTHTPVNTHCDAWLKRGRWITETQSMGRLELNARRETDPVPISDTTFPCSGHKNQQVVITTHTWQKKHACNKCGARFLRSGSLKQHMLTHTGEKKYECTECDASFKLSSYLKRHMLTHTGEKKHACNECSAMFLWSSKLKQHMSTHTGEKKHACNECGARFLRSGSLRQHMSTHTGEKKYKCTECGARFLRSSNLKRHMSTHTGEKKHVCNECSAMFLWSSNLKQHMLTHTGEKKHACNECGARFLRSSNLKQHMSTHTGEKKHVCSECSAMFLWSSDLKRHMSTHTGEKKHACNECGARFLRSDDLKKHMLTHTGEKNHACNECGAMFLRSGSLKQHMLTHTGEKKHACNECDASFKLSSYLKRHMLTHTGEKKHACNECGARFLLSGHLKRHMSTHTRKKKYECT